Proteins from one Hoplias malabaricus isolate fHopMal1 chromosome 2, fHopMal1.hap1, whole genome shotgun sequence genomic window:
- the LOC136673850 gene encoding poly(A) polymerase-like, with protein sequence MATSKNIPTSTITTTTTTTPTGISSTPTTTTTTITTASTTAFTTTTTTTIPAQTRPPPAVALQIVIQQVYVVELADPQSAAFQTLAVEVIASFDVVYKTRYGSLFLRTIVLAFRPGTTRAQNVEADVQLIFNENSTKPLPDATDIVSTLKNAISNPSSGFNLTVDLNSITVVSVPQTVSVIFLTNGTFVTALSDSNSSLFANRSIMIKTGLEPFFTADYPSVFSSLTISNFSDGGFISNRITTIQNSMVLSFGASATVPISTQIGQTIIRAAKNNSLPFQIFTSKIIVNGTVISSGNMAISINMSIFTASFMVVLSLLITSSS encoded by the exons ATGGCTACTTCAAAGAATATCCCAACATCAACTATTACTACTACCACTACAACTACACCAACTGGTATATCAAGTACCccaacaacaactactactaccaTTACAACTGCTTCAACAACAGCTTTTActaccacaacaacaacaacaatacccGCACAAACACGTCCTCCACCAGCTGTTGCTCTACAGATTGTCATACAACAAGTTTATGTTGTTGAACTGGCTGACCCCCAAAGTGCAGCATTCCAAACCTTAGCTGTAGAAGTGATTGCATCG TTTGATGTTGTCTACAAAACACGCTATGGGTCACTCTTTCTCAGAACTATTGTACTGGCCTTTAG GCCTGGAACCACACGTGCACAAAATGTAGAAGCAGATGTCCAGTTGATATTCAATGAAAACTCCACAAAACCCCTCCCAGATGCTACTGATATTGTCAGCACACTGAAAAATGCAATTTCAAACCCAAGCTCTGGGTTTAATTTGACAGTGGACCTCAACTCCATCACTGTTGTTA GTGTTCCTCAGACTGTTTCTGTGATATTCCTAACAAACGGCACTTTTGTGACAGCTCTCTCAGACTCCAATTCATCTTTATTTGCAAATAGGTCAATAATGATTAAAACGGGG TTAGAGCCGTTTTTCACTGCTGATTATCCTTCAGTATTCAGCAGCCTGACAATATCCAATTTCag CGATGGAGGTTTCATATCTAACAGAATAACAACAATTCAGAATTCCATGGTTTTGTCTTTTGGAGCCTCTGCTACAGTTCCAATTAGCACCCAAATTGGTCAAACTATTATCCGAGCAGCTAAAAATAACTCACTCCCCTTCCAGATCTTCACCTCAAAAATCATAGTTAATGGTACAG taatatcaTCAGGCAACATGGCAATCAGCATCAATATGAGCATTTTCACAGCATCTTTCATGGTGGTACTGTCACTTCTGATTACATCATCCAGCTGA
- the LOC136674161 gene encoding uncharacterized protein, with amino-acid sequence MSSNVFNASASSASPSNSPSVSITVKPTTPSTTAISLSSTGTSQLSTITTTTPFTTITVIPTTPSTTAISLSSTGKSQLSTVTTTTTPFTTITDIQFSFTTNEIFNDTLTNTSSEAYINRSARVQIEFVPVFTRDFPNFIRITGISFKSGSIITIFTLQFSNAENLPNNMSLVNTVLRANTSFVITAASLIPTTPSTTAISLSSTGTSQLSTVTTTIPFTTPSTPPSTITPSTITPSTTTSTTTTTTTTTTTTTTTKTTTTTTTTTTTTTTPVPTRPPPAVALRVVIQQVYVVALADPQSQEFKSLAVVVITSFNVIYRAQYGKRFVTTVVDAFLPGPARAQDVQASVKLVFNENSTQPLPSSTDIVSTLQTAITNPNSGFNLTVVASSITILSAPQTVPVILFTNGTYVTDLSNSSSALFANRSSMIKTGLEPFFTADYPSAFSSLSVANFSDGGNRVSSIQNFIILSFGANVTLPNSTRISQTIIRAANNNTLPFQIFTSQIIVNGTVISSAVSSKISTFTAVLMIVLSLLFTSSS; translated from the exons ATGTCATCAAACGTATTTAATGCATCAGCATCATCAGCATCACCATCAAATTCCCCTAGTGTGTCAATTACAG TAAAACCAACTACACCTTCGACCACGGCAATTTCTTTGAGCTCTACAGGCACATCACAACTTTcaactattactactactactcccTTTACTACAATTACAG TAATACCAACTACACCTTCGACCACAGCAATTTCTTTGAGCTCTACAGGCAAATCACAACTTTCAactgttactactactactactcccTTTACTACAATTACAG ATATACAATTTAGTTTTACcacaaatgaaatatttaatgataCTCTAACGAATACAAGTTCAGAGGCTTATATCAATCGATCAGCACGTGTCCAAATAGAG tttgtaCCAGTTTTTACAAGAGACTTCCCCAACTTCATTAGGATAACAGGGATTAGTTTCAA GTCCGGATCAATCATCACAATTTTCACTTTACAATTTAGTAATGCTGAAAATCTGCCAAATAATATGTCACTGGTTAACACAGTGCTCCGTGCAAACACAAGTTTTGTCATTACTGCAGCTAGTT TAATACCAACTACACCTTCGACAACAGCAATTTCTTTGAGCTCTACAGGCACATCACAACTTTCAACTGTTACTACTACTATTCCCTTTACTACTCCCTCTACTCCTCCCTCTACTATTACTCCCTCTACTATTACTCCctctactactacttctactactactactactactactactactactactactactactactaaaactactactactacaacaacaactaccacaacaacaacaacacctgTACCAACACGTCCACCACCAGCTGTTGCTCTACGGGTTGTCATACAACAAGTTTATGTTGTTGCTCTGGCTGACCCCCAGAGTCAAGAATTCAAGTCTTTAGCAGTAGTAGTTATTACATCG TTTAATGTGATCTACAGAGCACAGTATGGAAAGCGCTTCGTTACAACCGTTGTGGATGCTTTCCT ACCTGGACCTGCACGTGCACAAGATGTGCAAGCAAGTGTAAAGTTGGTATTTAATGAGAACTCTACGCAACCTTTACCATCTTCTACTGACATTGTGAGCACTTTACAAACTGCGATAACAAACCCAAATTCTGGGTTCAATTTAACAGTGGTCGCCAGCTCCATCACCATACTCA GTGCTCCACAGACTGTCCCTGTAATACTGTTCACAAATGGCACTTATGTGACAGATCTCTCAAACTCTTCCTCAGCTTTATTTGCAAACAGGTCATCGATGATCAAAACGGGA CTTGAGCCTTTCTTCACTGCTGACTATCCTTCAGCATTCAGCAGCTTGTCCGTAGCAAACTTTAG TGATGGAGGTAATAGAGTATCCTCGATCCAAAACTTCATAATTTTGTCTTTTGGAGCCAATGTGACACTTCCCAACAGCACCAGGATCTCACAAACTATAATCAGAGCGGCTAATAATAACACCCTCCCCTTCCAGATCTTCACCTCACAAATCATAGTTAATGGCACAG TAATATCAAGTGCAGTCAGCAGCAAGATCAGCACCTTCACAGCAGTCCTCATGATTGTCCTCTCACTTCTTTTCACATCGTCCAGCTGA